From Aureibacillus halotolerans, a single genomic window includes:
- a CDS encoding NUDIX hydrolase — MQRVTNCVVLHENHLLLLQKPRRGWWVAPGGKMEPGESVRDTVRREVREETGVYVKNPELKGVFTFTMKQADAEASEWMMFTFLATQFDGEALQKSEEGILQWHPRETIATLPMAPGDYHIIDYVTQGSGVIYGTFTYTPDFQLISYRIDPS, encoded by the coding sequence ATGCAACGTGTCACGAATTGTGTTGTCCTACATGAAAATCATCTCCTTCTTCTTCAGAAGCCACGTCGCGGTTGGTGGGTAGCTCCTGGTGGGAAGATGGAGCCAGGCGAGTCTGTTAGAGATACAGTCCGTCGTGAGGTACGCGAAGAAACAGGAGTTTATGTGAAAAACCCAGAACTAAAAGGGGTTTTTACTTTTACGATGAAACAGGCAGATGCCGAAGCATCTGAATGGATGATGTTCACCTTTTTGGCGACTCAATTTGACGGTGAAGCCCTTCAAAAGTCAGAGGAAGGTATCTTACAATGGCATCCTCGTGAGACAATAGCCACGTTACCGATGGCTCCTGGTGATTATCATATTATTGATTACGTGACACAAGGAAGTGGCGTCATCTATGGCACCTTTACGTATACACCGGATTTTCAATTAATTTCATATCGTATTGATCCTTCGTGA
- the rapZ gene encoding RNase adapter RapZ, protein MVSAQQQLVIITGMSGAGKSVAMRSFEDMGYYCVDNLPPALLPKFFELIEESSSKMTKAALVMDLRGREFFDQLFEVLDKFDKENSIHPTILYLDAKSQVLVSRYKETRRSHPLAANRSPLVGIEMERKMLEELKGRAQQIIDTTNLSPRQLRETILDQFLQHKDDLFTMNIVSFGFKYGIPIDADLVFDVRFLPNPHYIESMRPKTGMDDEVSSYVLKFAETQAFIEKLTDLLHFMLPYYKREGKSQLILAIGCTGGQHRSVTLAEYIGNHFDNEYKVRVNHRDAHKRKAGTI, encoded by the coding sequence ATGGTTTCAGCTCAACAACAGCTCGTTATTATTACCGGCATGTCAGGTGCCGGTAAATCAGTCGCAATGCGGAGCTTTGAAGACATGGGCTACTATTGCGTGGACAACCTGCCACCAGCACTATTGCCCAAGTTTTTTGAGCTTATTGAAGAATCGAGTTCAAAAATGACAAAAGCAGCCCTTGTCATGGACTTGAGAGGTCGAGAGTTTTTTGATCAGCTTTTTGAGGTTCTTGACAAATTCGATAAGGAAAACAGCATCCATCCGACGATTCTATACTTAGATGCCAAAAGCCAGGTGCTCGTTTCTAGGTACAAGGAGACGCGGCGATCACACCCACTTGCGGCGAACCGTTCTCCATTGGTCGGCATTGAGATGGAGCGTAAAATGCTTGAAGAGCTAAAGGGAAGGGCGCAGCAGATCATCGACACAACCAATCTTTCTCCACGTCAGCTTCGGGAGACCATTTTGGATCAATTTTTGCAGCACAAAGATGATTTGTTTACGATGAACATTGTATCCTTCGGGTTTAAATATGGCATTCCAATTGATGCTGACCTCGTATTTGATGTGCGTTTTTTGCCCAACCCCCACTACATCGAGAGTATGCGACCAAAGACAGGGATGGATGATGAGGTGTCTTCTTACGTGCTTAAATTTGCTGAAACACAGGCGTTTATTGAAAAGCTAACGGACTTATTGCACTTTATGCTTCCGTACTATAAACGCGAGGGAAAGAGTCAGCTTATTCTAGCCATAGGCTGTACGGGAGGCCAGCATAGATCGGTCACGCTCGCCGAATACATTGGCAATCATTTTGATAATGAGTATAAAGTACGTGTCAATCATCGTGATGCGCACAAGCGAAAAGCAGGGACGATTTAA
- a CDS encoding gluconeogenesis factor YvcK family protein encodes MNTETRLPRVVAIGGGTGLSVLLRGLKVFPVDLTAVVTVADDGGSSGALRHELNIPPPGDIRNVIAAMSEVEPLIEGLFQHRFQGSSLSGHALGNLLLAAMTSLTGDFTTAIAEMSKVLKVKGKILPACNESVALKAMMEDGSMVEGESAIAREGKRIHRLFYDRQDVQPLPDTLQAIEEADLIVIGPGSLYTSIMPNLIVPGVSEAIEKASAQKVYVCNVMTQFGETTGYTASDHLRAIVNHMNNNSINTIIVNEEMVPAVSLQKYAEEDAVPVMFDEALLTSMGVQLIKGNFIDITSGMVRHDTTQIAGILYDLASKGAKEQYQRQN; translated from the coding sequence ATGAATACAGAAACACGTTTGCCAAGGGTTGTCGCCATTGGTGGAGGAACAGGTTTGTCTGTCCTGTTACGAGGCCTAAAGGTGTTCCCTGTTGATTTAACAGCCGTCGTTACGGTTGCAGATGATGGTGGAAGCTCAGGCGCATTACGACATGAGCTTAATATTCCACCGCCAGGCGATATACGTAATGTCATTGCTGCAATGTCGGAGGTTGAGCCCCTAATTGAAGGGTTGTTTCAGCATCGATTTCAAGGAAGCTCTCTCTCAGGCCATGCTTTAGGGAATTTACTGCTCGCTGCAATGACGTCTTTAACAGGTGATTTTACCACTGCGATTGCTGAAATGAGTAAAGTCCTTAAGGTGAAAGGGAAAATCCTTCCTGCATGTAATGAGAGCGTGGCATTAAAGGCGATGATGGAAGATGGCAGCATGGTTGAAGGAGAGTCTGCCATTGCGAGAGAAGGCAAACGAATCCATCGATTATTTTACGATCGTCAGGATGTACAGCCTCTCCCCGACACCCTTCAGGCCATCGAAGAGGCGGATCTTATTGTTATTGGACCTGGAAGCTTATATACGAGCATCATGCCGAATTTAATTGTCCCTGGCGTCTCAGAAGCGATTGAAAAAGCGAGTGCGCAAAAGGTGTATGTATGCAACGTCATGACCCAGTTCGGTGAAACGACAGGGTATACAGCGAGTGATCATTTGCGTGCAATTGTGAATCATATGAACAACAATAGCATTAATACTATCATCGTCAATGAAGAAATGGTTCCTGCCGTATCTCTGCAAAAATATGCAGAAGAGGACGCGGTACCGGTAATGTTTGATGAAGCATTGCTTACGTCAATGGGTGTTCAATTAATTAAAGGCAACTTTATTGATATTACATCAGGAATGGTTCGCCATGATACAACGCAAATTGCTGGTATTTTATATGATTTGGCTTCAAAAGGGGCTAAAGAGCAGTACCAAAGGCAAAACTGA
- the whiA gene encoding DNA-binding protein WhiA: protein MSFASTIKKELTQWVADPCCEMSELSALIRMNGSVSLSKQQMILDIQTENAAIARRIYTLLKKAYEINVRLLVRKKMRLKKNNVYIVRLEEQATHILSDLRILSENRTFEHSISAEYLERDCCRKAYLRGAFLAGGSVNNPETSSYHLEIFSQYEVHNTALMKLLNCYHLNAKSLERKKGFIVYLKEGEKISDFLTVIGAHQAMLHFEDVRIVRDMRNSVNRLVNCETANLNKTIGAALRQVENIHFIERTVGLDALPDKLREIAELRVKYQEVSLKELGEMTSNGNISKSGINHRLKKIDDFAEKLRRGQLPERV from the coding sequence ATGTCCTTTGCATCAACGATAAAAAAAGAACTAACGCAATGGGTGGCAGATCCATGCTGTGAAATGTCGGAGTTATCTGCTCTGATTCGTATGAATGGCTCGGTGTCCTTATCAAAGCAACAAATGATTTTAGACATACAAACAGAAAATGCCGCCATCGCCAGACGAATCTATACGCTGTTAAAAAAAGCGTATGAAATAAACGTCCGTTTGCTTGTACGAAAAAAAATGCGTCTTAAAAAAAACAATGTGTACATCGTTCGACTGGAAGAGCAGGCAACACACATTTTATCTGATCTACGCATTCTTAGTGAAAACCGCACGTTTGAGCATTCAATATCTGCTGAGTATCTTGAGAGAGACTGCTGTCGAAAAGCCTATTTAAGAGGCGCGTTTTTAGCAGGTGGCTCTGTAAACAATCCAGAGACATCATCGTATCATTTAGAAATTTTTTCTCAATACGAGGTGCATAACACGGCATTGATGAAGCTTTTAAATTGCTATCATTTAAATGCAAAGTCATTAGAAAGAAAAAAGGGTTTTATCGTCTATTTAAAAGAAGGCGAAAAAATATCTGACTTCCTCACTGTGATAGGAGCTCATCAGGCCATGCTGCACTTTGAAGATGTCCGCATTGTTCGTGATATGCGAAATTCGGTCAATCGTCTCGTTAATTGTGAAACAGCGAACTTGAACAAAACGATTGGTGCTGCTTTGCGACAGGTTGAAAACATTCATTTCATTGAAAGGACTGTTGGTCTGGATGCCTTACCTGATAAGCTTAGAGAGATTGCTGAGCTTCGAGTGAAGTATCAAGAGGTTTCTTTGAAGGAACTTGGTGAGATGACGTCGAATGGAAACATAAGCAAGTCTGGCATTAATCACAGATTAAAGAAAATAGATGATTTTGCCGAAAAACTAAGACGAGGGCAATTGCCCGAAAGAGTGTGA
- a CDS encoding HPr family phosphocarrier protein, translating into MTQQQVTVQLKTGLRARPAAIFVQEANRFIADVYLQKGSKKVNAKSIMGLMSLAVGADQEVTISAEGRDEKEAVEALVSFVQKEDVA; encoded by the coding sequence TTGACACAACAACAAGTTACGGTGCAATTAAAAACAGGACTGCGTGCTCGCCCGGCAGCGATATTTGTTCAAGAAGCCAATCGGTTCATTGCTGATGTGTATTTGCAAAAAGGATCGAAGAAAGTAAATGCGAAAAGCATTATGGGGTTAATGAGCTTAGCCGTTGGCGCTGATCAGGAAGTCACCATTTCAGCAGAAGGCAGAGATGAAAAGGAAGCGGTTGAGGCGCTTGTCTCGTTTGTACAAAAAGAAGATGTGGCTTAA
- the clpP gene encoding ATP-dependent Clp endopeptidase proteolytic subunit ClpP yields the protein MNLIPTVIEQTNRGERAYDIYSRLLKDRIIMLGSGIDDNVSNSIVAQLLFLQAEDAEKDISIYINSPGGSITAGMAIYDTMQFIKPDVSTICTGMAASMGAFLLAAGTKGKRYALPNSEVMIHQPLGGTQGQASDIEIHARRIIQMREKLNEILAERTGQPIETIQRDTDRDNFMTAETAVEYGIIDSVMSRK from the coding sequence ATGAATCTTATTCCAACAGTCATTGAACAAACCAACCGCGGTGAACGTGCATATGACATTTACTCTCGATTATTAAAAGACCGTATTATTATGCTCGGAAGTGGCATTGACGACAATGTGTCAAACTCAATCGTCGCTCAGCTTCTATTTTTGCAAGCCGAAGATGCAGAAAAAGACATCTCCATTTACATTAACTCCCCTGGGGGTTCAATTACAGCAGGAATGGCCATTTATGATACGATGCAATTCATCAAGCCTGATGTGTCGACCATCTGTACTGGCATGGCGGCATCAATGGGAGCCTTCTTGCTTGCAGCTGGAACGAAAGGCAAGCGCTATGCACTTCCAAATAGTGAAGTGATGATTCACCAACCGCTTGGCGGAACACAAGGTCAGGCGTCAGACATTGAAATTCATGCAAGACGTATTATACAAATGCGCGAAAAGCTCAATGAAATCCTTGCTGAACGTACAGGACAGCCGATCGAAACCATTCAACGTGATACAGATCGTGACAACTTCATGACTGCAGAAACTGCCGTAGAGTATGGCATAATTGACTCAGTGATGTCACGTAAATAA